From Streptomyces chrestomyceticus JCM 4735, one genomic window encodes:
- a CDS encoding ABC-F family ATP-binding cassette domain-containing protein, with protein sequence MGHVEAGHLEYYLPDGRVLLGDVSFRVGEGASVALVGANGAGKTTLLRLIAGELQPHGGAVTVSGGLGVMPQFVGSVRDERTVRDLLVSVAQPRIREAAAAVDAAEEAVMTVDDEAAQMRYAQALSDWAEARGYEAETVWDMCTMAALGVPYEKAQWRQVRTLSGGEQKRLVLESLLRGTDEVLLLDEPDNYLDVPGKRWLEERLRETKKTVLFVSHDRELLARSAEKIVSVEPGPAGSDVWVHGGGFGTYHQARKERFARFEELRRRWDEKHEQLKKLVRNLRQAAEISHELATRYHAAQTRLRKFEEAGPPPEPPREQEITMRLKGGRTGVRAVTCENLELTGLMKPFDLEVFYGERVAVLGSNGSGKSHFLRLLAGEDVAHTGAWKLGARVVPGHFAQTHAHPELEGRTLLDILWTEHAKDRGKAMSALRRYELERQAEQRFDRLSGGQQARFQILLLELAGTTALLLDEPTDNLDLESAEALQEGLEAYEGTVLAVTHDRWFARSFDRYLVFGADGRVRETAEPVWDERRVERKR encoded by the coding sequence ATGGGACACGTGGAGGCCGGGCATCTGGAGTACTACCTGCCGGACGGGCGGGTGCTGTTGGGCGACGTGTCCTTCAGGGTCGGCGAGGGCGCCTCGGTGGCGCTGGTCGGCGCGAACGGGGCGGGCAAGACGACGCTGCTGCGGCTGATCGCGGGGGAGCTGCAGCCGCACGGCGGCGCGGTGACCGTGAGCGGCGGGCTGGGGGTGATGCCGCAGTTCGTGGGTTCCGTGAGGGATGAGCGGACCGTACGGGACCTGCTGGTGTCGGTGGCGCAGCCGCGGATCAGGGAGGCCGCCGCGGCCGTGGACGCCGCCGAGGAAGCCGTCATGACGGTCGACGACGAGGCCGCGCAGATGCGGTACGCGCAGGCGCTCAGCGACTGGGCCGAGGCGCGCGGGTACGAGGCCGAGACGGTGTGGGACATGTGCACCATGGCCGCGCTGGGCGTCCCGTACGAGAAGGCGCAGTGGCGGCAGGTGCGCACGCTCAGCGGCGGTGAGCAGAAGCGGCTGGTGCTGGAGTCGCTGCTGCGCGGCACCGACGAGGTGCTGCTGCTGGACGAGCCGGACAACTACCTGGACGTGCCGGGCAAGCGCTGGCTGGAGGAGCGGCTGCGCGAGACGAAGAAGACGGTGCTGTTCGTCAGCCACGACCGGGAGCTGCTGGCCCGCTCCGCCGAGAAGATCGTCAGCGTCGAGCCGGGGCCCGCCGGGTCGGACGTGTGGGTGCACGGCGGCGGCTTCGGCACGTACCACCAGGCGCGCAAGGAGCGCTTCGCCCGCTTCGAGGAGCTGCGGCGGCGCTGGGACGAGAAGCACGAGCAACTGAAGAAGCTGGTGCGCAACCTGCGGCAGGCCGCGGAGATCAGCCACGAGCTGGCCACCCGGTACCACGCCGCGCAGACCCGGCTGCGCAAGTTCGAGGAGGCCGGGCCGCCGCCGGAGCCGCCGCGCGAGCAGGAGATCACCATGCGGCTCAAGGGCGGCCGTACCGGTGTGCGGGCGGTGACCTGCGAGAACCTTGAGCTGACCGGGCTGATGAAGCCGTTCGACCTGGAGGTCTTCTACGGGGAGCGGGTCGCGGTGCTGGGGTCGAACGGCTCCGGGAAGTCGCACTTCCTACGGCTGCTCGCGGGGGAGGACGTCGCGCACACGGGCGCCTGGAAGCTGGGTGCCCGCGTCGTCCCCGGTCACTTCGCGCAGACACACGCGCACCCGGAGCTGGAGGGGCGCACGCTTCTGGACATTCTGTGGACGGAACACGCCAAGGACCGCGGCAAGGCGATGAGCGCGCTGCGCCGGTACGAGCTGGAGCGCCAGGCCGAGCAGCGCTTCGACCGGCTGTCGGGCGGCCAGCAGGCGCGCTTCCAGATCCTGCTGCTGGAGCTGGCGGGGACGACCGCCCTGCTGCTGGACGAGCCGACCGACAACCTCGACCTGGAGAGCGCGGAGGCCCTTCAGGAGGGGCTGGAGGCGTACGAGGGGACGGTGCTGGCGGTGACGCACGACCGCTGGTTCGCGCGGTCCTTCGACCGGTACCTGGTCTTCGGCGCGGACGGGCGGGTGCGGGAGACGGCGGAGCCGGTGTGGGACGAGCGCAGGGTGGAGCGGAAGCGGTAG
- a CDS encoding glycosyltransferase family 87 protein: protein MSAEKTGLAGAGEVRDAVRPADPPVVGWLLGRAPWPLWGVAAVLMGAVIFHVQRHSPTVGMDNDFVVKAARALLAGDAPYADKRFLYLPSAVPAAVPEALLSAGKLRLLVPVAGVGLVLLGWLASLRIFRIPVRSRLAALGVVALAFFEPFRNVVNIGNWTLASVVALPLMLLLALRSRWIAAGAVLGLALAVKPMLAPLLLLLVLARRWRAFAVAVAVPVAASVLAALVMPRPGMFFTRTLPFLLHGQDSFARPFDASPGMILTRLGVPETAAYGVAAVAAVAGTGCAWLRWRRGDPGAQRLVETAAMLMLAAFLVSRPSFDHYLLVVLPPLVASVVLPGSAARTVWFWVALVPQISGLPWPHLEGLHRRAFKDTVMLCTVAAAVAWTCVRPRMLRAVTIMSVGPESADRTPVRDVF, encoded by the coding sequence ATGAGCGCGGAGAAGACGGGCCTGGCGGGTGCCGGCGAGGTCCGGGACGCGGTGCGGCCCGCGGACCCGCCGGTCGTCGGGTGGCTGCTCGGGCGGGCCCCGTGGCCCCTGTGGGGAGTGGCCGCCGTCCTGATGGGCGCGGTGATCTTCCATGTCCAGCGGCACAGTCCCACCGTCGGCATGGACAACGACTTCGTCGTGAAGGCGGCGCGGGCGCTGCTGGCCGGGGACGCTCCGTACGCCGACAAGCGGTTCCTGTATCTGCCGAGTGCGGTGCCGGCGGCGGTGCCCGAGGCGCTGCTGTCCGCCGGGAAGCTGCGGCTGCTGGTGCCGGTGGCGGGGGTGGGGCTGGTGCTGCTGGGGTGGCTCGCCTCGCTGCGGATCTTCCGGATTCCCGTACGGAGCCGGCTGGCGGCGCTCGGCGTGGTGGCCCTGGCGTTCTTCGAGCCGTTCCGCAACGTCGTGAACATCGGGAACTGGACGCTGGCCTCCGTGGTCGCACTGCCCCTGATGCTGCTCCTGGCACTGCGCTCCCGGTGGATCGCCGCGGGCGCGGTCCTGGGGCTCGCGCTGGCGGTCAAGCCGATGCTGGCGCCGCTGCTGCTGCTCCTGGTCCTCGCGCGGCGGTGGCGGGCTTTCGCCGTGGCGGTGGCGGTGCCGGTGGCGGCGTCCGTGCTGGCGGCGCTGGTGATGCCGCGGCCGGGCATGTTCTTCACCCGTACGCTGCCGTTCCTGCTGCACGGCCAGGACAGTTTCGCCCGCCCGTTCGACGCCTCGCCCGGCATGATCCTCACCCGATTGGGGGTGCCCGAGACCGCGGCGTACGGCGTGGCGGCGGTGGCGGCGGTCGCGGGGACGGGCTGCGCGTGGCTGCGATGGCGGCGCGGCGACCCGGGGGCCCAGCGGCTCGTGGAGACCGCCGCGATGCTGATGCTGGCGGCCTTCCTGGTGTCCAGGCCGTCCTTCGACCACTATCTGCTGGTGGTGCTGCCGCCGCTGGTGGCCTCCGTGGTCCTGCCGGGCTCGGCGGCCCGTACGGTCTGGTTCTGGGTCGCCCTGGTGCCGCAGATCAGCGGGCTGCCCTGGCCGCACCTGGAGGGACTGCACCGGCGGGCCTTCAAGGACACCGTGATGCTGTGCACCGTGGCGGCGGCGGTGGCGTGGACCTGTGTCCGTCCCCGGATGCTGCGGGCGGTGACTATCATGTCCGTGGGGCCCGAGAGCGCGGATCGTACGCCGGTTCGGGACGTGTTTTGA
- the rplM gene encoding 50S ribosomal protein L13, with protein MRTFSPKPGDVQRQWHIIDAQDVVLGRLASQAASLLRGKHKPVYAPHVDTGDFVIIVNADKVHLSGNKRSQKMAYRHSGFPGGLRSVRYDELLDKNPEKAVEKAVKGMLPKNTLGRQMLSKLKVYAGAEHPHAAQQPVPFEITQVAQ; from the coding sequence GTGCGTACGTTCAGCCCCAAGCCCGGCGATGTCCAGCGCCAGTGGCACATCATTGACGCGCAGGACGTTGTCCTGGGCCGTCTGGCCTCGCAGGCCGCGTCCCTCCTGAGGGGCAAGCACAAGCCGGTGTACGCGCCGCACGTCGACACCGGTGACTTCGTCATCATCGTCAACGCCGACAAGGTGCACCTGTCCGGCAACAAGCGCAGCCAGAAGATGGCCTACCGCCACTCCGGCTTCCCGGGCGGTCTGCGCTCGGTGCGCTACGACGAGCTCCTCGACAAGAACCCCGAGAAGGCTGTCGAGAAGGCCGTCAAGGGCATGCTCCCCAAGAACACCCTGGGCCGTCAGATGCTCTCGAAGCTGAAGGTCTACGCGGGCGCCGAGCACCCGCACGCTGCGCAGCAGCCGGTCCCGTTCGAGATCACCCAGGTCGCGCAGTAA
- the rpsI gene encoding 30S ribosomal protein S9 encodes MAETTPETPLDEVEEYTTETEVPLEGEYTSESLASRFGDPQPAAGLGRRKNAIARVRIIPGSGQWKINGRTLEGYFPNKVHQQEVNEPFKVLELDNRYDVVARISGGGISGQAGALRLGVARALNEADEDNNRGPLKKAGFLKRDDRAVERKKAGLKKARKAPQYSKR; translated from the coding sequence GTGGCTGAGACCACCCCCGAGACCCCGCTGGACGAGGTCGAGGAGTACACCACCGAGACCGAGGTTCCGCTGGAGGGTGAGTACACCTCCGAGTCGCTCGCGTCGCGCTTCGGCGACCCGCAGCCGGCCGCCGGCCTGGGCCGTCGCAAGAACGCCATCGCCCGCGTGCGGATCATCCCCGGCTCCGGCCAGTGGAAGATCAACGGCCGCACCCTTGAGGGTTACTTCCCGAACAAGGTGCACCAGCAGGAAGTCAACGAGCCCTTCAAGGTGCTCGAACTGGACAACCGCTACGACGTGGTCGCCCGCATCTCCGGCGGCGGCATCTCCGGCCAGGCCGGTGCGCTGCGCCTGGGCGTGGCCCGTGCGCTGAACGAGGCGGACGAGGACAACAACCGCGGCCCGCTGAAGAAGGCCGGCTTCCTCAAGCGCGACGACCGTGCGGTCGAGCGCAAGAAGGCCGGTCTGAAGAAGGCCCGCAAGGCCCCGCAGTACAGCAAGCGCTAA
- the glmM gene encoding phosphoglucosamine mutase produces MGRLFGTDGVRGVANADLTAELALGLSVAAAHVLAEAGTFQGHRPVAVVGRDPRASGEFLEAAVVAGLASAGVDVLRVGVLPTPAVAYLTGSLGADLGVMLSASHNPMPDNGIKFFARGGHKLADELEDRIERTYRSHSSGEPWDRPTGAGVGRVKDYDQGFDNYVAHLVGVLPNRLDGLKVVIDGAHGAASRVSPEAFARAGAEVVTIGADPDGLNINDDCGSTHLAGLCAAVVEHGADLGVAHDGDADRCLAVDRDGNEIDGDQILAVLALGMREAGTLRKDTVVATVMSNLGFKLAMEREGLTFVQTAVGDRYVLEEMKSGGFALGGEQSGHVIALDHATTGDGTLTGLMLAARVAATGRPLGELAGVMKRLPQVLVNVPDVDKSRVSTSPEVTSAVAEAERELGATGRVLLRPSGTEPLVRVMVEAADIEQAGAVAGRLADVVKSALG; encoded by the coding sequence GTGGGACGACTCTTCGGCACGGACGGTGTGCGCGGTGTCGCCAACGCGGATCTCACGGCGGAGCTGGCGCTCGGTCTGTCGGTCGCGGCGGCGCATGTGCTCGCGGAGGCCGGCACTTTCCAGGGCCACCGGCCGGTGGCCGTGGTCGGGCGCGATCCGAGGGCGTCCGGAGAGTTCCTGGAGGCCGCCGTCGTGGCGGGACTGGCCAGTGCGGGCGTGGACGTGCTGCGGGTGGGCGTGCTGCCGACCCCGGCCGTGGCGTACCTGACCGGGTCGCTCGGCGCCGACCTGGGCGTGATGCTCTCCGCCAGCCACAACCCGATGCCCGACAACGGCATCAAGTTCTTCGCCCGCGGCGGCCACAAGCTCGCCGACGAGCTGGAGGACCGCATCGAGCGTACGTACCGCTCGCACAGCTCCGGCGAGCCGTGGGACCGGCCGACCGGCGCCGGTGTGGGCCGGGTCAAGGACTACGACCAGGGCTTTGACAACTACGTCGCGCACCTGGTGGGCGTGCTGCCGAACCGCCTGGACGGCCTGAAGGTCGTCATCGACGGCGCGCACGGCGCGGCCTCCCGGGTCTCCCCGGAGGCGTTCGCCCGGGCCGGTGCCGAGGTCGTCACCATCGGTGCCGACCCCGACGGCCTGAACATCAACGACGACTGCGGCTCCACGCACCTCGCCGGCCTGTGCGCCGCGGTCGTCGAGCACGGCGCCGACCTCGGCGTGGCGCACGACGGCGACGCGGACCGCTGCCTGGCGGTGGACCGCGACGGCAACGAGATCGACGGTGACCAGATCCTGGCCGTCCTCGCCCTCGGGATGCGCGAGGCGGGCACGCTGCGCAAGGACACCGTCGTGGCGACCGTGATGTCCAACCTGGGCTTCAAGCTGGCCATGGAGCGCGAGGGCCTGACCTTCGTCCAGACGGCGGTCGGCGACCGGTACGTCCTGGAGGAGATGAAGTCCGGCGGCTTCGCGCTCGGCGGTGAGCAGTCCGGGCACGTCATCGCGCTGGACCACGCGACGACCGGCGACGGCACCCTCACCGGCCTGATGCTGGCCGCCCGCGTCGCGGCCACGGGCCGCCCGCTGGGCGAGCTGGCCGGCGTCATGAAGCGCCTGCCGCAGGTCCTGGTCAACGTGCCGGACGTGGACAAGTCCCGCGTCAGCACGTCCCCGGAGGTCACCTCGGCCGTCGCGGAGGCGGAGCGCGAGCTGGGCGCCACCGGCCGGGTCCTGCTGCGCCCCTCGGGCACGGAGCCGCTGGTACGGGTCATGGTCGAGGCCGCCGACATCGAGCAGGCGGGGGCCGTGGCCGGCCGTCTGGCGGATGTGGTGAAGTCGGCGCTGGGCTAG
- a CDS encoding DUF389 domain-containing protein — protein MLHLRLIVPADRTQAVLHLVENTVGTAHLAVLTGAAREPRGDVILCDVAREAGDGLLHELRALGIDRDGSIAVENVDLSLSTRADQAEKDAPGEGVDAVLWESLTDATHEESTLSVTYLAFLALATMIAACGVVLDNAILIVGAMAVGPEFGPLAGICTALVRRAPRLAWRSLLALVVGFAVAMAATVGFSLFMDAVGLFDAGALTADRPNTNFIYRPDWFSFVVAVLAGIAGVLSLTSAKSGALVGVAISVTTVPAAANAAVAFSYRSYAQAWGSTEQLLLNLAGIVIAGTLTLLAQKLFWAGSRQRVRKEGAG, from the coding sequence GTGCTGCACCTGCGCCTGATCGTTCCCGCCGACCGTACGCAGGCCGTGCTGCACCTGGTGGAGAACACCGTCGGCACCGCCCACCTCGCCGTCCTGACCGGCGCCGCGCGCGAACCGCGGGGGGACGTGATCCTGTGCGACGTGGCCCGTGAGGCCGGTGACGGCCTGCTGCACGAGCTGCGGGCGCTCGGCATCGACCGGGACGGCTCGATCGCCGTGGAGAACGTCGACCTGTCCCTGTCCACCCGCGCGGACCAGGCGGAGAAGGACGCGCCCGGCGAGGGCGTGGACGCCGTGCTGTGGGAGTCGCTGACCGACGCCACCCACGAGGAGTCCACGCTCTCCGTCACCTATCTGGCGTTCCTGGCGCTCGCCACGATGATCGCGGCCTGCGGCGTGGTGCTGGACAACGCGATCCTGATCGTCGGCGCGATGGCCGTCGGCCCGGAGTTCGGCCCGCTGGCCGGCATCTGCACCGCCTTGGTGCGCCGCGCGCCCCGGCTGGCCTGGCGCTCCCTGCTGGCGCTGGTCGTGGGCTTCGCGGTGGCGATGGCGGCGACGGTGGGCTTCAGCCTGTTCATGGACGCGGTGGGGCTCTTCGACGCCGGGGCGCTGACGGCGGACCGCCCGAACACGAACTTCATCTACCGGCCGGACTGGTTCTCGTTCGTGGTCGCCGTCCTCGCCGGAATCGCCGGCGTCCTCTCACTGACCTCGGCGAAGTCCGGCGCCCTGGTCGGCGTGGCGATCTCGGTCACCACCGTCCCGGCCGCCGCGAACGCCGCCGTCGCGTTCAGCTACCGCTCGTACGCGCAGGCTTGGGGGTCCACCGAGCAGCTCCTGCTGAACCTCGCCGGGATCGTCATCGCGGGCACGCTGACGCTGCTGGCCCAGAAGCTCTTCTGGGCCGGCAGCCGACAGCGCGTACGCAAGGAGGGCGCGGGCTAG
- the coaA gene encoding type I pantothenate kinase, whose translation MPLTTEPTESQHRRRAERTPYVDLTRAEWSALREKTPLPLTAEEVERLRGLGDVIDLDEVRDVYLPLSRLLNLYVGASSNLRGALNTFLGDAGGGHGAQPGTPFVIGVAGSVAVGKSTTARLLQALLARWPEHPRVELVTTDGFLFPNAELHRRGLMSRKGFPESYDRRALTRFVADVKSGKAEVSAPVYSHLIYDIVPGERLTVHRPDILVVEGLNVLQPALPGKDGRTRLGLADFFDFSVYVDARTEDIERWYLGRFRKLRETAFQNPFSYFRKYTQVSEEEALDYARMIWRTVNKPNLEQNVAPTRGRANLVLRKGPDHKVQRLSLRKL comes from the coding sequence GTGCCCCTCACCACAGAGCCGACCGAGTCGCAGCACCGCCGCCGCGCCGAGCGCACGCCGTACGTCGACCTGACGCGCGCCGAGTGGAGCGCCCTGCGGGAGAAGACACCGCTGCCGCTGACCGCCGAGGAGGTCGAGCGGCTGCGCGGTCTGGGCGACGTGATCGACCTGGACGAGGTGCGCGACGTCTACCTGCCGCTGTCCCGGCTCCTCAACCTGTACGTGGGCGCGTCCAGCAACCTGCGCGGTGCCCTGAACACCTTCCTCGGCGACGCGGGCGGCGGCCACGGCGCGCAGCCCGGCACACCGTTCGTCATAGGGGTCGCGGGCAGCGTGGCGGTCGGCAAGTCCACCACCGCCCGGCTCCTCCAGGCCCTGCTGGCCCGCTGGCCGGAGCACCCGCGCGTCGAACTGGTCACCACCGACGGCTTCCTGTTCCCCAACGCCGAGCTGCACCGCCGCGGCCTGATGTCCCGCAAGGGCTTCCCCGAGTCGTACGACCGCCGCGCCCTGACCCGCTTCGTCGCCGATGTGAAGTCCGGGAAGGCCGAGGTCAGCGCCCCGGTGTACTCCCACCTGATCTACGACATCGTGCCCGGCGAGCGGCTGACCGTGCACCGCCCCGACATCCTGGTCGTCGAGGGCCTGAACGTCCTGCAGCCCGCCCTCCCCGGCAAGGACGGACGCACCCGCCTCGGCCTCGCCGACTTCTTCGACTTCTCGGTGTACGTGGACGCCCGCACGGAGGACATCGAGCGCTGGTACCTGGGCCGGTTCCGCAAGCTGCGCGAGACCGCCTTCCAGAACCCGTTCTCGTACTTCCGCAAGTACACCCAGGTCTCCGAGGAAGAAGCCCTCGACTACGCCCGGATGATCTGGCGCACCGTCAACAAGCCCAACCTGGAACAGAACGTCGCCCCGACCCGCGGCCGCGCCAACCTCGTGCTGCGCAAGGGGCCCGATCACAAGGTGCAGCGGCTGTCCTTGCGCAAGCTCTGA
- the glmS gene encoding glutamine--fructose-6-phosphate transaminase (isomerizing) has product MCGIVGYAGGRSALDVVLTGLKRLEYRGYDSAGVAVLADGGLAAAKKAGKLANLDKELADRPLPAGTTGIGHTRWATHGAPTDTNAHPHLDNAGRVAVVHNGIIENFAALRAELAKRGHTLASETDTEVVGHLLAENFSSCGDLAEAMRQVCRRLEGAFTLVAVHADAPDVVVGARRNSPLVVGIGEDEAFLASDVAAFISYTREAVELGQDQVVELRRDGVTVTGFDGTPGEVRKYHVDWDASAAEKGGYDYFMLKEIAEQPKAVADTLLGRVDESGVLSLDEVRIEDTVLREATKVVIVACGTAFHAGMIAKYAIEHWTRIPCEVELASEFRYRDPILDPRTLVVAISQSGETMDTLMAVRHAREQGAKVLAVCNTNGSTIPRESDAVLYTHAGPEVAVASTKAFLTQLVACYLLALYLGQVRGTQWGDEIRAVVRELAAIGTQVEQVLGTMEPVRELARSLAEKNTVLFLGRHVGYPVALEGALKLKELAYMHAEGFAAGELKHGPIALIEEGVPVVVVVPSPRGRSVLHDKIVSNIQEIRARGALTIVIAEDGDETVVPYADHLVRIPRTPTLLQPMVSTVPLQVFACELATARGNEVDQPRNLAKSVTVE; this is encoded by the coding sequence ATGTGCGGAATCGTGGGGTATGCGGGCGGCCGGTCCGCCCTGGACGTCGTGCTCACCGGGCTGAAGCGGCTGGAGTACCGCGGCTACGACTCGGCCGGGGTGGCCGTGCTCGCGGACGGCGGGCTGGCGGCGGCCAAGAAGGCCGGCAAACTCGCCAACCTGGACAAGGAACTGGCCGACCGTCCGCTGCCGGCCGGGACGACCGGGATCGGGCACACCCGGTGGGCCACGCACGGCGCGCCGACCGACACCAACGCCCATCCGCATCTGGACAACGCCGGACGGGTCGCCGTCGTCCACAACGGCATCATCGAGAACTTCGCGGCCCTGCGCGCCGAACTGGCCAAGCGCGGCCACACGCTGGCCTCCGAGACGGACACCGAGGTCGTCGGGCACCTGCTGGCGGAGAACTTCTCCTCCTGCGGGGACCTGGCCGAGGCGATGCGCCAGGTGTGCCGCCGTCTGGAGGGTGCGTTCACGCTGGTCGCGGTGCACGCCGACGCGCCGGACGTGGTGGTGGGCGCGCGCCGCAACTCTCCGCTGGTGGTGGGCATCGGCGAGGACGAGGCGTTCCTGGCGTCGGACGTGGCGGCGTTCATCTCGTACACCCGCGAGGCCGTCGAACTGGGCCAGGACCAGGTCGTGGAGCTGCGCCGGGACGGGGTGACGGTCACCGGCTTCGACGGCACGCCGGGCGAGGTGCGCAAGTACCACGTGGACTGGGACGCGTCGGCCGCCGAGAAGGGCGGCTACGACTACTTCATGCTCAAGGAGATCGCCGAGCAGCCGAAGGCGGTCGCCGACACGCTGCTGGGCCGGGTGGACGAGTCCGGGGTGCTCTCGCTGGACGAGGTCCGCATCGAGGACACGGTGCTGCGCGAGGCCACCAAGGTGGTGATAGTGGCCTGCGGCACGGCCTTCCACGCCGGGATGATCGCCAAGTACGCGATCGAGCACTGGACCCGTATCCCCTGCGAGGTGGAGCTGGCCAGCGAGTTCCGCTACCGCGACCCGATCCTGGACCCGCGCACCCTGGTCGTCGCCATCTCGCAGTCCGGCGAGACGATGGACACCCTGATGGCGGTACGGCACGCCCGTGAGCAGGGCGCGAAGGTGCTCGCGGTGTGCAACACCAACGGCTCGACGATTCCCCGCGAGTCGGACGCGGTGCTCTACACGCACGCCGGGCCCGAGGTCGCGGTCGCCTCGACCAAGGCGTTCCTGACGCAACTGGTGGCCTGCTACCTGCTCGCGCTGTACCTGGGCCAGGTGCGCGGCACCCAGTGGGGCGACGAGATCCGTGCGGTGGTGCGCGAACTGGCCGCGATCGGCACCCAGGTCGAGCAGGTGCTGGGGACGATGGAGCCGGTACGGGAGCTGGCGCGCAGTCTGGCGGAGAAGAACACGGTGCTGTTCCTGGGGAGGCACGTGGGCTACCCCGTCGCCCTGGAGGGCGCGCTGAAGCTGAAGGAACTCGCGTACATGCACGCGGAGGGCTTCGCGGCGGGCGAGCTGAAGCACGGGCCGATCGCGCTGATCGAGGAGGGCGTGCCGGTCGTCGTGGTCGTACCGTCGCCGCGCGGCCGGTCCGTCCTGCACGACAAGATCGTCTCCAACATCCAGGAGATCCGGGCCCGGGGCGCGCTGACCATCGTCATCGCGGAGGACGGGGACGAGACGGTCGTCCCGTACGCGGACCACCTCGTCCGTATCCCGCGCACCCCGACCCTGCTCCAGCCGATGGTCTCCACCGTGCCGCTCCAGGTCTTCGCCTGCGAACTGGCCACGGCCCGCGGCAACGAGGTCGACCAGCCGCGCAACCTCGCCAAGTCGGTGACCGTCGAATGA
- a CDS encoding holo-ACP synthase, with amino-acid sequence MIVGVGIDVAEIDRFAAALERTPDMATRLFVERELTLPSGERRGIASLAARFAAKEAVAKALGAPAGLRWTDAEVAVLETGQPILKIRGTVAQRAAELGVRSWHVSLSHDAGVASAVVIAEG; translated from the coding sequence ATGATCGTCGGAGTGGGGATCGACGTCGCCGAGATCGACCGGTTCGCGGCGGCGCTGGAGCGCACCCCGGACATGGCGACCCGGCTGTTCGTCGAACGCGAGCTGACGCTGCCCAGCGGCGAGCGCCGGGGCATCGCCTCGCTCGCCGCGCGGTTCGCGGCCAAGGAGGCGGTGGCCAAGGCGCTGGGGGCGCCGGCCGGGCTGCGCTGGACGGACGCGGAGGTGGCGGTGCTGGAGACCGGGCAGCCGATACTCAAGATCCGCGGCACGGTCGCCCAGCGGGCCGCGGAACTCGGCGTGCGGTCCTGGCACGTGTCGCTCAGTCATGACGCGGGGGTGGCCTCGGCGGTGGTGATCGCGGAGGGGTGA